A single window of Candidatus Methylomirabilota bacterium DNA harbors:
- a CDS encoding DUF5670 family protein, whose translation MAPSSTRRADPCQASATSVPLTSLQPALCVRTQARRCRIELPSASSCTCTASATRSGRRSSGQTRARDPADLARRTRLAPTAAPQGSCATGEGETEEPSNEGDAMFLTLFIVLMVVWGFGWIVFRASGVLIHILLLVALISLAVHFFRGRA comes from the coding sequence ATGGCTCCCTCGTCAACGAGGCGGGCCGATCCGTGCCAGGCCAGCGCCACGTCGGTCCCCCTGACCTCTTTGCAGCCTGCATTGTGTGTGAGGACGCAGGCCCGCAGGTGTCGTATCGAGCTCCCCTCGGCCTCGTCTTGCACCTGCACGGCAAGTGCGACACGCTCTGGCAGGAGGAGCAGCGGCCAGACCCGTGCCCGTGACCCCGCGGACCTAGCTCGACGAACCCGGCTCGCCCCGACCGCCGCGCCGCAGGGTTCTTGCGCGACGGGCGAAGGCGAAACGGAAGAACCGTCCAACGAAGGAGACGCCATGTTCTTGACCCTGTTTATCGTCCTCATGGTGGTGTGGGGGTTCGGCTGGATTGTGTTTCGCGCTTCGGGTGTCCTGATTCACATTCTTTTGCTCGTCGCGCTCATTTCGTTGGCCGTTCATTTTTTTCGAGGACGGGCGTAG
- a CDS encoding ABC transporter permease: MREGDRAPEGRSLLRELAGFARRNTLSAAGGIVGLLIIAMAVTAPWVAPLDPLKTNFKRMNRPPDAQSFFGTDQVGRDTLSRVIHGARTSLFVAFAAVLMGTTVGSLWGVACGYLGGRFDLASQRVMEILQAFPDLILAMAISVAFGTGLPAVIIAIAITRLPFGGRVIRSVAITVREMAYVEAARASGASAFRIMRLHVLPQCVAPYLVLASTHLGVAIVIEAALGFLGVGVPPPTATWGNMLADSITGLVPQWWLVLFPGLAITVTVLAFNLLGDGIRDTLDPRLSPGFLRLVTGAGRSARAAPALTAARPGAAS; encoded by the coding sequence ATGCGTGAAGGCGATCGCGCCCCCGAGGGGCGCTCCCTTCTCCGCGAGCTCGCCGGCTTCGCCCGGCGCAATACGCTGTCCGCCGCCGGCGGCATCGTGGGCCTGCTCATCATCGCGATGGCCGTCACCGCGCCCTGGGTCGCGCCCCTGGACCCGCTGAAGACCAACTTCAAGCGCATGAACAGGCCGCCCGACGCCCAGTCGTTTTTCGGGACCGACCAGGTGGGGCGGGATACGCTGTCGCGCGTCATTCACGGCGCCCGCACGTCGCTCTTCGTCGCCTTCGCGGCCGTGCTGATGGGAACGACGGTGGGCTCGCTCTGGGGCGTGGCCTGCGGCTACCTTGGCGGCCGTTTCGATCTCGCCAGCCAGCGCGTGATGGAGATCCTCCAGGCATTCCCAGATTTGATTCTCGCCATGGCCATCTCCGTGGCCTTCGGCACGGGGCTCCCCGCCGTGATCATTGCCATCGCGATCACGCGCCTGCCGTTCGGCGGGCGGGTTATCCGCTCGGTGGCGATCACCGTGCGCGAGATGGCGTATGTCGAGGCGGCGCGGGCCAGCGGGGCCTCCGCGTTCCGCATCATGCGCCTCCACGTCCTGCCCCAATGCGTCGCTCCCTATCTCGTGCTCGCGTCCACCCACCTGGGCGTGGCCATCGTTATCGAAGCGGCGCTCGGTTTCCTCGGCGTCGGGGTGCCCCCGCCGACCGCCACGTGGGGCAACATGCTCGCGGACTCGATCACGGGACTCGTGCCGCAGTGGTGGCTCGTGCTCTTTCCGGGGCTCGCGATCACCGTCACGGTACTGGCCTTCAACCTCCTCGGTGACGGCATACGCGACACGCTCGATCCGCGGCTCTCGCCAGGATTCCTCCGCCTCGTCACGGGTGCGGGGCGCAGCGCGCGCGCCGCGCCGGCGCTGACCGCGGCCCGGCCCGGCGCCGCCTCCTGA
- a CDS encoding ABC transporter substrate binding protein: MGAPADLLIVSQRSRIVRFAVEHRIPAMNEFREFVSDGGLLLYGPNLMEMFRRSATDADRILNGAKPSDNPIERPTNFAPVINLKTAKALGLTIPPSLLLRADEVLQ; this comes from the coding sequence ATGGGTGCGCCTGCGGATCTCCTCATCGTGAGCCAGCGGAGCCGGATTGTTCGCTTCGCGGTGGAGCATCGCATTCCGGCCATGAACGAGTTCAGAGAGTTCGTGAGTGACGGTGGTCTGCTCCTCTACGGACCCAACCTCATGGAGATGTTCCGCCGGTCCGCTACCGACGCGGACAGGATCCTGAACGGCGCCAAGCCTAGCGACAACCCCATCGAGCGGCCGACGAACTTCGCGCCGGTGATCAACCTCAAGACCGCTAAGGCCCTGGGCCTAACCATCCCGCCGTCGCTGCTGCTGCGGGCGGATGAGGTGCTCCAGTGA